A stretch of DNA from Lysinibacillus sp. B2A1:
CCTCTGTTTCGGACATATGAATATGAGCTTGTGCAATAATAAGCCCGTTATCTTTATGCAATATTCCATGTGTTCCTATTAATATAATTGGTGAAGATCTTTCTAAATCACCTGACATACGAATAGGCGGGGAAACACCTAGCTTTATTGCATCCGTTTGGCTTATTTCAATTTGTGTATCCTGACGGAACGGTCCTAATACCCGAAGCTTGTCAATTTGACCTCTAGGACCTTTAATAGTAATAACTTGCTCTGCAGCGTATTGGCCGGGCTGGGAAAGCTCCTTCCATACTTTTAATTGAGCATTTGCGCCAAATAAATGAAAGAAATCCTCTTCACTGACATGACAATGGCGAGCTGATACAGCAATGGGGATCGCACCAGCTGCAGAATTAGACACAAGCGTTTGATGGTTTGTCATTCAAACACCTCCAATTCTTATTTTGGTAAAATGGCTAATAGTTCTGAATGCGGACGTGGAATCACATGCACAGATAACAATTCGCCAACACGACGTGCAGCCTCAGAGCCTGCATCTGTTGCAGCTTTAACGGCTCCAACATCTCCCGTTACTAAAACAGTGACAATTCCTCCACCAACATGTACTTTACCAACAATATTAACGTTTGCAGCTTTCACCATAGCATCTGCTGCTTCAATAGACCCAATTAACCCTCTAGTTTCAATCATTCCTAATGCTCCATTAATTTCAACACTCATTTAAAATTCCTCCTCTAGACACTTAATTTGGTAACGATTTCTTCTACTATTTTTTGAATCATAGCTGTATTCAATTGTGCTTCTTCATTTACCTGAAATGAAGGGGATGTTTCTTGTATATTTTTTGGATGCTGTGGCTTCGGAATCGAAAGTTCCTTGATGCCATAAGCAACACGTTTTTTATTGATTAAATGACGAGCTGAAATATTATCACTTGTAATATTTCCACCATATGCCCCACAGCCTAATGTAAAGGAAGGCATTAAGCTTGTAGTACCACCAGCAGCACCAACAGACGCTAATGTATTAACTAAAATTCTAGACACTGGCATTTGTGTAGCAAACTCTTTGACAAAGCCCTCGTCTTGAGCATGAATTGCTAAACTATGCCCCCTACCGCCAACATCTAGTAATTGTTGACAAATTGTTACTGCCTCCTCATGAGAATTAGCAGTATACAGTCCTAAAATCGGTGATAGCTTCTCCATGGAAAATGGATATTCTTTTCCTATTAGATGCTCCTCAGCCACTAATACTCTTGTAGATGAAGGAACATCAATATTCGCCATTTTGGCGATGACTGTAGCTGGTTTGCCCACAATTTTGCTATTGAGTGTACGTGGGACAGGAGAAATAACTTTTGCTAATTTTTCCTTGTCTTCTCCTTTTAGAAGCACAGCTCCATTGTTAGCTAAAGCTGTCAGTACTTGATCCTTTACATCTTGATGGACTACAATCGCCTGCTCTGTTGCACAGATAGTAGAATTATCAAAAGACTTACTATCCATAATTTGCTGTACAGCACGAGCTATATTTGCCGTGCGATCAATGTACGCAGGGACATTTCCTGGTCCAACACCATAAGCAGGTTTACCTGAGCTATAGGCAGCCTTCACCAGCCCTGATCC
This window harbors:
- a CDS encoding propanediol utilization protein, with protein sequence MTNHQTLVSNSAAGAIPIAVSARHCHVSEEDFFHLFGANAQLKVWKELSQPGQYAAEQVITIKGPRGQIDKLRVLGPFRQDTQIEISQTDAIKLGVSPPIRMSGDLERSSPIILIGTHGILHKDNGLIIAQAHIHMSETEAASFNVTDQEIVKVEITNEVRQIQIMNVVVRVSPNFRLEMHIDTDEANAASIVADQTGKLIKMG
- a CDS encoding acetaldehyde dehydrogenase, which gives rise to MIKDQDLLSIQEARDAVIAASSAQKKFSSFSQEQVDGIIEAIAQAAFEQAENLAILAVTETQMGVIEHKKIKNELASKGVYESIRDEKTIGIVQEDYVTQQVEIAYPYGVIAAVSPVTNPTATAIYKTLIALKAQNAIVFSPHPTAVNCTIEALKICHQAAIRAGAPEGLIQWIAHPTLKGTEALMQHKDVQLILATGGSGLVKAAYSSGKPAYGVGPGNVPAYIDRTANIARAVQQIMDSKSFDNSTICATEQAIVVHQDVKDQVLTALANNGAVLLKGEDKEKLAKVISPVPRTLNSKIVGKPATVIAKMANIDVPSSTRVLVAEEHLIGKEYPFSMEKLSPILGLYTANSHEEAVTICQQLLDVGGRGHSLAIHAQDEGFVKEFATQMPVSRILVNTLASVGAAGGTTSLMPSFTLGCGAYGGNITSDNISARHLINKKRVAYGIKELSIPKPQHPKNIQETSPSFQVNEEAQLNTAMIQKIVEEIVTKLSV
- a CDS encoding BMC domain-containing protein (ethanolamine utilization protein; involved in the degredation of ethanolamine), with the translated sequence MSVEINGALGMIETRGLIGSIEAADAMVKAANVNIVGKVHVGGGIVTVLVTGDVGAVKAATDAGSEAARRVGELLSVHVIPRPHSELLAILPK